The nucleotide window TTTGCAGTGGGCCATTGAAATGGCCGATGAAAAGCAGCTTAAGCAAGGCAAAGAGCCAATCGATATTGCTGCCATTCCGCTTGAAGATAAGAAAAGCTATGAACTCTTATTGAGAGCTGAAACAACCGCCGTATTCCAGTTGGAATCACGGGGTATGAAAGATCTGATCAAACGTCTAAAACCTGACTGTTTTGAAGATATGATCGCTTTGGTAGCGTTATTCCGTCCGGGTCCATTGCAATCCGGCATGGTAGATAACTTTATCGACCGTAAGCTCGGTCGAGAAGAAATCAGTTACCCTGATGAAACCTGGCAACATGAATCGTTACAACCAATCCTAGAGCCAACCTACGGTATCATTCTATATCAAGAGCAGGTTATGCAAATCGCTCAGGTTTTGGCAGGTTATACCCTAGGTGGCGCGGATATGTTACGTCGTGCAATGGGTAAAAAGAAACCGGAAGAAATGGCCAAGCAGCGTTCTGGTTTCGAACAGGGTGCGATTGACTTGGGCATTGACGGTCAGTTGGCGATGAAAATCTTTGACTTGGTTGAGAAATTCGCCGGTTATGGTTTTAACAAATCGCACTCCGCAGCTTACGCTTTGGTTTCCTATCAAACCTTATGGATGAAAGCTCACTTTCCTGCGCCATTTATGGCCGCGGTTATGTCTGCGGATATGGACAACACCGACAAAATCGTCACTTTAGTCGATGAATGTGAAAACATGGGCATAGATTTATTACCGCCTGATGTGAACAGTGGCTTATATAAATTTACCGTCAACGATGACGATCAAATTGTTTACGGCATCGGCGCAATTAAAGGCGTTGGTGAAGGTCCAATTGAAGCGATAATTGAAGCTCGTGAAAGTGGTGGGCCGTTTAGGGACTTATTTGATTTTTGTGCTCGTATTGATCTGAAGAAAATTAATAAGCGCGTGTTAGAGCGTTTGATTAGATCAGGCGCCATGGATAACCTTGGTCCACATCGTGCTGCTATGGCAGCAACCTTGACCGAAGCCATTAAGGCGGCTGATCAACACGCCAAAGCACAAGCTATCGGTCAGGATGACTTATTTGGTCTGATCAACGAAGAAGTCGATGATAATATTCAGTCATTCCAGGAAGTTCCACATTGGGAAGAAGCGGTTTGGCTAGACGGTGAACGGGAAACATTAGGTCTATACTTGACCGGTCACCCAATAAATCGTTATTTGGATGAAATTAAAAAATACGGTTCGCCTCGATTGGTAAATCTGCAACCTGGCGGCAAAGATAAAATATCTACTGCCTCAGGCCTAGTCATTGGTGTAAGGGTGTTAATCAATAAAAAAGGCCGACGTTGGGCTTTGGTTACCCTTGACGATAAAAGTGCCCGTATAGATTTACGACTGTTTCCAGATGATTTTGAGCGCTTTGAAGAAATCATAAAAAATGACTCAATTTTGGTCTGTAAGGGACAGGTCAGCTTTGATGATTTCTCCGGAGGCCTTACAATGACCGCCCGAGAAGTAATGACAATTGCTCAGGCACGTGAAAATTTCATTAAGTCAATTGACTTAAACGTTGTAAAACAAACACTTGAACCAGATTTCGCAGAGAAATTGGTCACCACACTGTCACCATACAAAGAGGGGACATGTCCACTAAGAGTGTTTTATCAACGACCTGAAGCATCGGCAGTACTTGAATTAGGTACACAATGGCGAGTAACGCCTAGTGATACCTTAATACATGAGTTAAAACTGTTATTAGGCGAGAATAATATCGCTTTACAGTTTTAAAAGTTAAAGAATTTTAGTAAAATCGCCCACTTGAGCGGTTCGAATGACCTCCTTTGTCATGCAAATAAATGCGACAAAGGCAATAGACAACATATTAGGTAACGAATTTATGTCACTCAATTTTTTGGATTTTGAGCAACCAATTGCAGAATTAGAAGCAAAAATAGAAGAGCTGCAATTAGTAAACCAGGGGCAAGAACTTGACCTGGATCTTGAAGCTGAGATTGCGCAATTGCGTAAGAAAAGCGAAGAGCTGACCAAGAAAGTCTTTGCTGACCTTGACCCTTGGCAGGTATCTCGCATTGCCCGTCACCCAGGACGTCCTTATACTCAGGATTACATCGATCGTATTTTTACTGATTTTGATGAATTGGCTGGTGATCGTGCTTATGCAAATGATGCTGCGATTATTTCTGGTACAGCACGATTAGATGGCCGTCCAGTTGTGGTTATTGGTCATCAGAAAGGCCGTGCAACAGCTGAGAAGGTGCGTCGTAACTTTGCCATGCCTCGACCTGAAGGTTATCGTAAAGCATTGCGCATCATGGAAATGGCTGAGCGTTTTAACATGCCAATCATTACCTTTATTGACACCCCAGGTGCATACCCAGGTATCGGTGCAGAAGAGCGCGGACAGTCAGAAGCGATTGCCCGTAACTTAAAAGTAATGTCGCGTTTGAACGTACCTATCATTTGTAGCGTTATCGGTGAAGGTGGTTCAGGTGGTGCATTAGCGATTGGTGTCGGTGACCGTGTCAATATGTTGCAGTATTCAACTTACTCGGTTATTTCACCAGAAGGTTGTGCTTCTATTTTGTGGAAAACCGCAGAAAAAGCCCCGTTAGCTGCTGAAGCCATGGGTGTTACTGCCGATCGTATTAAAAGCTTAGGCTTGATTGATAACATTATTGCCGAGCCGTTAGGTGGCGCGCACCGTGATTACGACTTAATGGCCAATCAATTAAAACAAGCGCTTAAGAAAGACTTAAGTGATATTGATGATCAAG belongs to Thalassotalea sp. HSM 43 and includes:
- the dnaE gene encoding DNA polymerase III subunit alpha encodes the protein MQDPKFVHLRVHSDYSMSDGLNKVKPIIAKANDLQMPAIALTDQMNLCGLVKYYGAAQGAGIKPLIGCDFWLNAPEFANDICRITILASNNTGYKNLTELISKSYLRGELHGKTVLDRDWLVEYKEGLILLSGAKDGDVGKALLKGNDETVRQCLSFYQQHFADNYFLELIRTARPQEEEYLHMAVALAAETGVPVVATNEVVFLEPENFDAHEIRVSIHDGFTLDDKRRPRNYSNQQYLRSEDEMCELFSDIPEALQNSVEIAKRCNVTVRLGEYFLPDFPTGDLDIKDFLVKVSEDGLQERLEFLVDKDADDFAEKRKEYDERLKIELEVINNMGFPGYFLIVMEFIQWSKDNNIPVGPGRGSGAGSLVAYALKITDLDPLEFDLLFERFLNPERISMPDFDVDFCMDRRDEVIDHVADLYGRDAVSQIITFGTMAAKAVIRDVGRVLGHPYGFVDRISKLIPGDPGMTLAKAFEIEPRLPEVYSQDNEVKDLIDMCRILEGTTRNAGKHAGGVVISPTTITDFAPLYCDSEGLNPVTQFDKNDVEEAGLVKFDFLGLRTLTILQWAIEMADEKQLKQGKEPIDIAAIPLEDKKSYELLLRAETTAVFQLESRGMKDLIKRLKPDCFEDMIALVALFRPGPLQSGMVDNFIDRKLGREEISYPDETWQHESLQPILEPTYGIILYQEQVMQIAQVLAGYTLGGADMLRRAMGKKKPEEMAKQRSGFEQGAIDLGIDGQLAMKIFDLVEKFAGYGFNKSHSAAYALVSYQTLWMKAHFPAPFMAAVMSADMDNTDKIVTLVDECENMGIDLLPPDVNSGLYKFTVNDDDQIVYGIGAIKGVGEGPIEAIIEARESGGPFRDLFDFCARIDLKKINKRVLERLIRSGAMDNLGPHRAAMAATLTEAIKAADQHAKAQAIGQDDLFGLINEEVDDNIQSFQEVPHWEEAVWLDGERETLGLYLTGHPINRYLDEIKKYGSPRLVNLQPGGKDKISTASGLVIGVRVLINKKGRRWALVTLDDKSARIDLRLFPDDFERFEEIIKNDSILVCKGQVSFDDFSGGLTMTAREVMTIAQARENFIKSIDLNVVKQTLEPDFAEKLVTTLSPYKEGTCPLRVFYQRPEASAVLELGTQWRVTPSDTLIHELKLLLGENNIALQF
- the accA gene encoding acetyl-CoA carboxylase carboxyl transferase subunit alpha gives rise to the protein MSLNFLDFEQPIAELEAKIEELQLVNQGQELDLDLEAEIAQLRKKSEELTKKVFADLDPWQVSRIARHPGRPYTQDYIDRIFTDFDELAGDRAYANDAAIISGTARLDGRPVVVIGHQKGRATAEKVRRNFAMPRPEGYRKALRIMEMAERFNMPIITFIDTPGAYPGIGAEERGQSEAIARNLKVMSRLNVPIICSVIGEGGSGGALAIGVGDRVNMLQYSTYSVISPEGCASILWKTAEKAPLAAEAMGVTADRIKSLGLIDNIIAEPLGGAHRDYDLMANQLKQALKKDLSDIDDQDADKLIENRYQRLMNYGYC